The DNA window ATGTCGCGGATGCGCGGCAGGCTGAACATACGCTGCCAGTGGTACCGTGCCAGTTCGACCGAGTCCGCCGACGGCGGGTCATTGTCGTAGTAGACGTTGTCGCCGGCGTAGACGACGAACTTCGGCTTGATCGCCAGCATTGACGGGTAGATCGGGTGGCCGTCGGGATGCCCGCGATCGGGATAGCCCTGGCAGGTCATCATGCAGAACGTCAGATCGCGCGTGGCGTCGGGCGATGGGGCGGTTTCAAAGTAGCCGGCCAGCGGCGCGTGAAAGGCCCCTTCGACCAGCGTTTGCGTCCAGACCAGATACTTGTACCGCGTCGCCGGACGCAATCCCTTCAGGGCGAACTGGTGCGAGAAGTCGGAGCCGGCGTTGACCTCCACCCAGTCGGTGGCGATGGCATCCGAAAAGTCGGCGTTCGGCGAGTACGACACCCGGATGCGACCAGCCATCCCGGGACAGGCTCCGTCGCATTCATCAATCGGCGGGTGCTCGATCGCTTCCTTCGGCTTACCGCGCTTCTCGGGAAAGACAAAGCCTTTGCGGCGTTCGGGCGATACCGTCAGGCGTGCCCAGATGATCGCGGTGGTATCGGTGATCTCGCCCGCCTTGGCGCCCATCGCCTGGTGGGGCGGCACGCCCGGAAATGTCGTGGCGTTCGCGCCGGGCGTCAGGGGCAGCACGACGGCGGCGGCGGAAGCCTGCATCAGGCGACGCCGGGAAAAGGGCTGGTTCATCCTCATCTCCATGCGGGTCTCGGTTTGGTCTACCCGATACGGACGGCTCGTGCGGATATTGCAGCAGGCATTGCCGATCGGAGGCCGGCGCAAGGGGGCTCCCAGACGGCTACCCTGTGCCGAACGACGTAGCGTCAGCCCGGCAGCGGCGTGATGGCATAAACCAGGTGCCTTGTCTCTCCCTGACGCCCGCGGACGAGCGACAGGCTGAAGACGGCCCGGATGCCGACGCCTTCCTGTCCGCGTAACGTACGGACCGTCGCCGTTACCCGAAGCGCACCCGAGAGCAATTGCCGTACGGCGTCGGCGTCCTGTTCTCGCTCGGCGTCGTCGGCAAGCCATTCGCGAAGGCGACGACCGACCACTTCCTGCGGGGTCAGACCGAGCATCGCGGCCAGGGGTTCGTTCACGCGAAGGACGACGCCGTCGAGCGAGGTGTGCGCCGCTCCGATGGGTGCCTGATGAAAGCTGGCCCGGAAGCGCTCTTCGCTCTCGGCGAGCGCTTCTTCGGTCAGCGTCTGCTCTGTCGTGTCGATCGAAACCCCGACCGCACCCACAATCTCACCGCGATGGCTTCGCAGCGGGCGGACGATGGTTTCGAAGGTGCGTTCGCTCAGCTCACTGGAGAACCGGCGGGGCTCCCCAGAGAGCGCCAGTTTCAAGTTGTCCACGATCCCGGGATGACTGCCGTACAGATCGAACGCGCTCTTACCAACCACCTCGCCCGGGCGGAGGCCGATGCCCGATAGCGCCTGACCTTCCGACAAGGTGAAGACGCCGGCCCGATCGAGCGAAAACAGCACCAGCGGCGCGCCATTGACGACCGTGCGGAGTCGTTCCTCGGTCCGGCGCAGCGAATCCTCCATCTTCTTGCGAGGCGTGGCGTCGCGGACGACCGCCAGCAGGTGCCGCTGTCCCTTGAACGCGAAGGGGACGGCGGTGACCTCGGCCGGGAACGAACTACCGTCACGCCGGGTGCAGACGATCTCGGCGTGGTATTCGCGCCCCTGGCGGACTTCGTCGAGCAGCCGGCGGACCACGCCGTGATAGTCTGGGCGGACCAGGTCCATCGCCTGCTTGCCCAGCAGGGCGTCGTACTCGCTGCCCTGCATGCGCGACGCGGCGGGGTTCACTTCCACGATCGTTCCCTGCATGTCGGCGACGATCAGGGCGTCCTGAACCGTTTCGACGATTGACCGGTACTCCTGCTCCTTCTCGCGCAAGTCGGCGTCTTTCCACTGGGTGTCCAGCGCGATGCCGGCGAGGTTCGCTGCCGTTTGCAGCAGGCGGAACTGGTCGCTGGTCGGCCGGCCGGGCTCCCGGCGATAGACCGCCAGCGCGCCCAGGCGTGCGCCCGAGGTCGAGACGATGGGCGTCGCCCAGCACGAACGCAGACCGTGTTTGACCGCCGATTCCCGGAACTTCGGCTCGCAGGGTTCGACCAGCAGGTCCGAAAGGATGACCGATTTAAGCGTGAACACCGACTGGCCGACCGGCGAGCCGTCCGGGCGAACCTCAAGCCGGTCGACCGACAGCAGGTAATCGGGCGGAAGGCCCGGCCCGACTGCCGCGCGCAACACGTCGCTGGTGCCCGGCACGTTACGGGTGCTCGGCACGTTCCGGTCGGCGGCAAAGACCGCCGCCACCAGGCCGTTGCCGTGTCGCTCGACCAGGCCGGTGATCGCCTCCAGAACGCCCTTCGTCGGGCGGCCGCGGGCGATCTGCTCCAGCACGCGGGCGTGATCCTCGACCAGGTCGGCGTCGCGGCGGCGGTCGGCGGTGTCGTGAAGCAGGACCGTCGCTCCACCGGCGTTCGGGTAAATGTGAACCTCGAGCCAGGTGTTCAGCGGCAGGTACTGCTCTTCGAACCGAACTTCCAGCCCGAACCGAATCGCGCGGATCGCGTCCCGATTGAACGTCGCACCGAACGCGTCCGGAAAAATGTGCTGGGAACTTGCTCCGATCACCGGGTCGGTATGACGCGAAAGCATCGCGACGGCGGCGGGATTGGCGTGGGTGACGATGCCGTTTTCATCGATATGAAAGACCGGATCCGATATCGCGGCCAGCAGTGTCGATGGATTGGGCTTGGTAAGGTCCAGCGTCATGGTCGCGATTCGGTTACAGGACGGCTCGATCGCGACGGGTCCAAAAGTGGCATTTTGCTTCCTTCGCCTCCGCCGTCGCCGCGTTCATCCTACCAGAAAACAGAGTTGCGTTCGTTGGTAGATTGGGCAACGATGCGATGGCTTGGACGTAACAAATCGTAGCCCGTCAGGGTTTGGACACGTTCCGGGCCTTGTCGGGGGCGCGCCATGGGTGCCCGAACCTCTGTCGGCGATTCAGGTGGAGTTCTCAGCATGACGTTTTGCCGAACGATTCTGGGTTGCTTGCCTCCGCGGTTTTTGGCGGGCGACCGCTCGGTGTGGGCGTTCGTCGTCGCCGCCGCCGCGATGACGGCATCGGCCGCGCCTGCCGCCACCCCCGCGAACACGCCCCCGGCTGCTTCGGAATCCACCGCCGCCCAGATCGAATTTTTCGAAGCCAAGGTCCGTCCGGTGCTGGTCGAGCATTGCTACCAGTGCCATTCGGTTAAAAGTCAGAAACTCAAAGGCAGTCTTTACGTCGACGGACGAGACGGCCTGCTGCACGGCGGCGACAGCGGACCGGCGATCGTGCCCGGCGACGCCGACAAGAGCGTGCTCATCGAGGCGATCCGCTACAAGAACGAAGACACGGCGATGCCGCCGAAGCAGAAGCTTCCGGCCCCGGTGATCGCCGATCTTGAGGCCTGGGTGAAGATGGGCGCGCCCTGGCCCAACGAGGCAAAGCTTTCGGTTGCCAAGGCCGGCCCGGACTACGCCAAGCTCAAGGCCGAGCACTGGGCTTACCAGCCGATCCGAAAGCCGGCGGTTCCCGCGGTGAAAGATGCCGCCTGGACCCGTGGCGATCTCGATCGCTTCACCCTGTCGTCGATGGAAGCCAAGGGCATCCGCCCGGTCGCCGACGCCGACCGGCTGACGCTCGTCCGTCGGGTCTACTTCGATCTCCTGGGATTGCCGCCCACGCCGGAACAGATCGACCGATTCCTGTCAGACCAGTCGCCGAACGCGTTTGAGAAGCTGGTGGACGAATTGCTGGCCAGCCCGCATTTCGGCGAACGCTGGGGTCGCAACTGGCTGGATGTCGCTCGCTTCGCAGAGTCGCTGACGCTCCGGGGCTTCGTGCTCAAGGACGCCTGGAAGTATCGCGACTATGTCATCGAGCAGTTCAATTCCGACCGGCCGTTCGATCAGTTCATGCAGGAGCAGATCGCCGGCGATCTGATCGCCAACGACCCCAAATCCACCGCCGACCTGGCCACCCGCCGTCGGCAGATGAACGGCACGACGTTTTTGGCGCTGGGCAACAACAACCTCGAAGAGCAGGACAAGGCCGGCCTGCGGATGGACGTGGTGGACGAGCAGCTCGACACCTTCGGTAAGGCGTTCCTGGGCCAGACGATCGGCTGTGCCCGCTGCCATGACCACAAGTTCGATCCCGTTCCGACCAAAGACTACTACGCCCTGGCCGGCATTTTCCGCAACGCCAAGACGCTGGAGCATTCCAACGTCAGCAAGTGGCTCGAAGTGCCGCTGCCCGGCGACGAGGCCGCCGCAAAGCTGGTGAAGGAGCACGAGGCGGCCGTCGCCGCGCTGCAGGACCGAATCAAGATCACGAAGTCGGCGGTCGCCAAGGCCGCGAGGGGCATCGACCCCGACAAGCTGCCCGCCGGCGGCAAGGCGAAGGTCATCGCCGTTGCCGATTTGCCCGGCCTGGTGATCGACGACGAGCAGGCACGCAAGGTGGGCGAGTGGAAGGTCACCACCCACACGGGGTCGTACATCGGAGAAGGCTACCGGCAGGATTTGAACGGAGATAAGGGACAGAAGACCCTCACCTTCCAGCCCGAGGCGCTCAACGCCGGCAAGTACGAGGTCCGGCTCGCTTACACGCCGGGACCCAACCGGGCGACGAACGTTCCGGTGACGATTTTCAGCGCCGATGGAGATAAGACGATCCACATCAACCAGCAGGAAGTGCCGCCGATCGACGGGCGTTTCATCTCGCTGGGGCAGTACAACTTCGAGAAGAACGGCGCGGGGTTCGTGCTGGTGTCCAATGAGGGCACCAGGGGTTTCGTGATCGCCGACGCGGCGCAGTTCATCCCGGTTGCGGAGCTGGCGGCGATCGAGTCGGCGGTGAAGCCGGCCAGCCCGCATGCCGA is part of the Humisphaera borealis genome and encodes:
- a CDS encoding alkaline phosphatase D family protein; amino-acid sequence: MNQPFSRRRLMQASAAAVVLPLTPGANATTFPGVPPHQAMGAKAGEITDTTAIIWARLTVSPERRKGFVFPEKRGKPKEAIEHPPIDECDGACPGMAGRIRVSYSPNADFSDAIATDWVEVNAGSDFSHQFALKGLRPATRYKYLVWTQTLVEGAFHAPLAGYFETAPSPDATRDLTFCMMTCQGYPDRGHPDGHPIYPSMLAIKPKFVVYAGDNVYYDNDPPSADSVELARYHWQRMFSLPRIRDMLLAAGCYFTKDDHDTLANDTWPGAKEGSLTFAKGQDIYRQQVPLGGPCFRTFRWGKDLQIWLTDGRDFRSPNKMPDGPDKSIWGREQKAWFKKTVKESDATWKLLLSPTPIVGPDRKGKNDNHANEGFQTEGDELRKWMQANVPENFFVLCGDRHWQYYSIHPETKVREFSVGPASNEHASGSPGFDKTYHQYHRVKGGFLAVSLKRDGGRSEIRFEHRDVDGRIVNEVKFERAV
- a CDS encoding PAS domain S-box protein, which codes for MTLDLTKPNPSTLLAAISDPVFHIDENGIVTHANPAAVAMLSRHTDPVIGASSQHIFPDAFGATFNRDAIRAIRFGLEVRFEEQYLPLNTWLEVHIYPNAGGATVLLHDTADRRRDADLVEDHARVLEQIARGRPTKGVLEAITGLVERHGNGLVAAVFAADRNVPSTRNVPGTSDVLRAAVGPGLPPDYLLSVDRLEVRPDGSPVGQSVFTLKSVILSDLLVEPCEPKFRESAVKHGLRSCWATPIVSTSGARLGALAVYRREPGRPTSDQFRLLQTAANLAGIALDTQWKDADLREKEQEYRSIVETVQDALIVADMQGTIVEVNPAASRMQGSEYDALLGKQAMDLVRPDYHGVVRRLLDEVRQGREYHAEIVCTRRDGSSFPAEVTAVPFAFKGQRHLLAVVRDATPRKKMEDSLRRTEERLRTVVNGAPLVLFSLDRAGVFTLSEGQALSGIGLRPGEVVGKSAFDLYGSHPGIVDNLKLALSGEPRRFSSELSERTFETIVRPLRSHRGEIVGAVGVSIDTTEQTLTEEALAESEERFRASFHQAPIGAAHTSLDGVVLRVNEPLAAMLGLTPQEVVGRRLREWLADDAEREQDADAVRQLLSGALRVTATVRTLRGQEGVGIRAVFSLSLVRGRQGETRHLVYAITPLPG
- a CDS encoding DUF1553 domain-containing protein encodes the protein MTFCRTILGCLPPRFLAGDRSVWAFVVAAAAMTASAAPAATPANTPPAASESTAAQIEFFEAKVRPVLVEHCYQCHSVKSQKLKGSLYVDGRDGLLHGGDSGPAIVPGDADKSVLIEAIRYKNEDTAMPPKQKLPAPVIADLEAWVKMGAPWPNEAKLSVAKAGPDYAKLKAEHWAYQPIRKPAVPAVKDAAWTRGDLDRFTLSSMEAKGIRPVADADRLTLVRRVYFDLLGLPPTPEQIDRFLSDQSPNAFEKLVDELLASPHFGERWGRNWLDVARFAESLTLRGFVLKDAWKYRDYVIEQFNSDRPFDQFMQEQIAGDLIANDPKSTADLATRRRQMNGTTFLALGNNNLEEQDKAGLRMDVVDEQLDTFGKAFLGQTIGCARCHDHKFDPVPTKDYYALAGIFRNAKTLEHSNVSKWLEVPLPGDEAAAKLVKEHEAAVAALQDRIKITKSAVAKAARGIDPDKLPAGGKAKVIAVADLPGLVIDDEQARKVGEWKVTTHTGSYIGEGYRQDLNGDKGQKTLTFQPEALNAGKYEVRLAYTPGPNRATNVPVTIFSADGDKTIHINQQEVPPIDGRFISLGQYNFEKNGAGFVLVSNEGTRGFVIADAAQFIPVAELAAIESAVKPASPHADPSAEDGPAVELKKLEAELKALQAKAPKSETIVSIVEESKIEDTRVHVRGNVHNLGAEVPRGYLSAVEVKGVPTPPADQSGRRELALWLAARDNPLPARVTANRIWHWLMGQGIVRTVDNFGTTGEMPSDLRLLDYLSTQFVEQGWSVKKLVRQIVLSRTYQLDFRHDANAAAVDPENRLNWRSNRQRLDGESLRDAMLTVSGQLDKTMGGPTYKAGTNADYNYKYTDARRSIYIPQFRNSMPEMIEAFDAADPSMVSGRRNISTVAPQALFMLNHPFVLSQSEAAADRLLKEGPTDAAARADLAYRWVLGRLPTDKERAVVLQYVQGFHGAAKTAERDSWTPIFHGLFASLDFRYVN